Below is a genomic region from Fusobacterium perfoetens.
ATGGCAACTATCATCTGTCCTAACCACAGACCACAAATGTCTACAGTTAGACCAGGAGTTATGCAAAAAATAGCTAAAGATGAAGCTAGAGAAGGAGTAGTTGAAAAATTCGACTTTGCTTTAGATCAATCTAAATTAAAAGTAAAAGTATTAGAAGTTGTTAAAGAAGAAAAAAATAAAATAGATATCACTGAAGCTAAAATACTAGTTTCTGGAGGAAGAGGAATCGGATCTGCAGAAAACTTCAAAAACTTACAAGCTGTAGCAGAACAAATCGGAGCAGAAGTATCTGCATCAAGAGCTGCTGTAGACGCTGGATATATGGATCACGACAGACAAGTTGGACAAACTGGTAAAACAGTTAGACCTGACATCTACTTTGCTTGTGGAATTTCTGGAGCAATCCAACACGTTGCAGGTATGGAAGAATCTGAATATATCGTAGCAATCAACAAAGATAAAGATGCTCCAATATTTGGAATAGCTGACTTAGGAATCGTTGGAGATGCTAACAAAATAACAGCATTATTAGCTGAAGAATTAAAAAAAGCTATAGCTGCTAAAGAAGGAAAATAGTTTTAGTTAAACTTTAAGTCAAGAAAGCTGGGAAAATTTCCCAGCTTTTTTTAAATTTTAATAGAAAAGTATAATTTTTTTTATTTAAAAATAAAAAAGATTATCACAAGTATAAATAATTTTATGATAACCCTTTTAATATAAATTATTTATTTTTTAGCAAAATGGAATCTTCTTCAGTTATCTCTCTTAAAACTTTACAAGGATTTCCTACAGCAATTACTCCAGCAGGAATATCTTTTGTAACAACAGAGCCAGCTCCTATTATAGAATTATCTCCAATAGTAACTCCACCTAAGACAGTGCAGTTAGCTCCTAACCATACATTATTTCCCAAAGTGATAGGTTTGCTAAGAGTTATACCTTTATTTCTTTCAGAAGCTAATATAGGGTGACTAGCACAAGAAATAATTGTATTTGGACCTATAAAAGCATTTTCTCCGATAGTGACAATGGAGTTATCAAGGATAACACAATTATAATTTAAAATAGCAAGTCCTTTGAAGAAAATATTTTTTCCATAATCGCATTTAAAGTCTTGATTAATAAAAACTAAATCTCCACATTCTCCAAAAAGTTCTTTCAAAATTTTTGATTTTTTTAATTTATTTTCTGGAGAAAGATGATTATATTCATAAAGTAATATTTGGGCATTCTCTTGAAGAGATTGTAATTCCCTATCTAAAGCGTTATATGGAATCCCATTTAACATTTTTTCTCTTTCTGTCATATATCTCCTTATGGAAGAACTTCGATAGTAACTCTTCTATTAGCTTTTCTTCCTTCTAAAGTGCTATTAGGAGCAATTGGCATATCTGGTCCCTTTCCTAATACTGTAAATCTGTTAGCAGATACTCCACGTGATACAAGGTAATTTCCAACAGATAAAGCTCTCTTTTGAGAAAGTTCCATATTATATTCACGAGAACCTGTTGAGTCAGTATGTCCTGTAACTACAATTTTAGATTTTGGATAATTA
It encodes:
- a CDS encoding electron transfer flavoprotein subunit alpha/FixB family protein, which produces MNLSDYKGIAVFAEQRDGQLQNVGLELLGKARELAENLDTKEVTAILIGSEIEGLAKELIAFGADRVLVVDKPELKYYDTEAYAQAFKAVIEAKKPEIVLFGATTLGRDLAPRVSSRMTTGLTADCTKLEISADENKRLEMTRPAFGGNLMATIICPNHRPQMSTVRPGVMQKIAKDEAREGVVEKFDFALDQSKLKVKVLEVVKEEKNKIDITEAKILVSGGRGIGSAENFKNLQAVAEQIGAEVSASRAAVDAGYMDHDRQVGQTGKTVRPDIYFACGISGAIQHVAGMEESEYIVAINKDKDAPIFGIADLGIVGDANKITALLAEELKKAIAAKEGK
- a CDS encoding sugar O-acetyltransferase, with the translated sequence MTEREKMLNGIPYNALDRELQSLQENAQILLYEYNHLSPENKLKKSKILKELFGECGDLVFINQDFKCDYGKNIFFKGLAILNYNCVILDNSIVTIGENAFIGPNTIISCASHPILASERNKGITLSKPITLGNNVWLGANCTVLGGVTIGDNSIIGAGSVVTKDIPAGVIAVGNPCKVLREITEEDSILLKNK